One Leptolyngbya sp. SIO1E4 genomic window, TTACTGTCTTCAATGACGATCTGGCCGACAGTTGTCTGAACCAGGTTCGCAATCAGCGTAATGCTGCTGTAGCCGCTGGTATTACCGTCAACGGCCTGCCGATTCTGACGGAATTCAGCACCCTCAGCAGCTACTTTAGGGACAATGTCATTGGTGGGCCGGGTGCCTTTGTGCAGCCTACATCCAGCTTCTCAGATTTCCAGCAGGCGATTACGGCGAAGGTGACTCGGGAAATTGCTATTACGGCGGAACAGCAAGCTGCCGCACAGCCTCCACCCGCCCCGCCGAGTCCCCCGCCTGCCCCGCCGAGTCCTCCGCCTGTTCCTCCCAGCCCTCCGCCTGCCCCGCCAAGTCCTCCCCCTGCGCCCCCCAGTTCTCCAGTACCCACGCCAACGGTGACAAATCCCCCCGCACCTCCCCCGCCTGGGGGCGATCGCCCCACTGTAGATCCTATAGGGCCGTCAACGGATGATCCTGTGCAGGTGCCAGAACCTGGCACGGCGCTGGCCTTAGGCCTAGCGGGTTTGTTTGCTTGGAGCCTGCGAAAACCGTAAGCGTTGATCTGAGCGAGGATTTTTTAATTCTCGCTCAGACGACCCTATCAACCTTCTCTTTTGGAATCGCCAAAGTGTTGGGAGAACGCAATACCTGCAAATTGCTGACGCTTTCAATTTCACCATTGGCTAAAACGCAAAAGTGTTGATAGCCCATCTCTTGCAGTACGGCATAAATCTGACCATAGAGATCGAAGCCTCTGATTGCTCGGAAAGGTTCCAGGGTTTCGTAATATATGAATGGCCGATATTGAGTGATTGAAGCTAGCCCTCCTTTAATTACTTCATATTCCATTCCTTCTACATCGATTTTGATAAAATCCAGTCTCTCTATTCCGCTATTTTTGACGACGTTGTCCAGCGTGTCGACTTTAACGGGCTCTCCGCCATGATGTAGCAAGCCAGCATTGCCAACAACGTTGGGATCTTCTTGCCATAAAAGTTCTCCTGCTCGATCAGAAAGCCCTATTTGATAGACATCCACAGTTTTCTGTATGTCAGGATTCAGCTTTAAATTGTTCCGTAAGCGCGAGCAGATGGGAGGCCCTGGTTCAATGGCAATCACTTTCCCTTGATTCGCCACGGTGGCCATGAGTAAGGTTAAGGCACCAACATTAGCCCCTACGTCTATTACCACATCGTTGACGCTGACAAATCGTCTAATGATTGCAGATGTTTTAGGATCATAAGCCCCTGTTAGCATCTCGACTTCAATGGGATAAATCGTGTTGATATTTACCCGTAAATTTCCCAAATAGTGCTCACAAATGAAGGCTTTATCTG contains:
- a CDS encoding DUF1194 domain-containing protein gives rise to the protein MKRFCVWSLAATTGLAAFGSVTSPVAAATFVSTELVLSVDVSNSINDAEFALQRSGYANVFRTQSVIDLIKSLDNGIAVTFQYWASQPSGNLSWYHITDERSAHIFARDIERASRPFGGLTNMAGALQSARQAILSNPFVSDRQVIDISSDGRQNTQTNFSGSFSINDLCAPRVTRVTVFNDDLADSCLNQVRNQRNAAVAAGITVNGLPILTEFSTLSSYFRDNVIGGPGAFVQPTSSFSDFQQAITAKVTREIAITAEQQAAAQPPPAPPSPPPAPPSPPPVPPSPPPAPPSPPPAPPSSPVPTPTVTNPPAPPPPGGDRPTVDPIGPSTDDPVQVPEPGTALALGLAGLFAWSLRKP
- a CDS encoding FkbM family methyltransferase; protein product: MLPFSFKLFLAKKDRRLRFLLPPDKAFICEHYLGNLRVNINTIYPIEVEMLTGAYDPKTSAIIRRFVSVNDVVIDVGANVGALTLLMATVANQGKVIAIEPGPPICSRLRNNLKLNPDIQKTVDVYQIGLSDRAGELLWQEDPNVVGNAGLLHHGGEPVKVDTLDNVVKNSGIERLDFIKIDVEGMEYEVIKGGLASITQYRPFIYYETLEPFRAIRGFDLYGQIYAVLQEMGYQHFCVLANGEIESVSNLQVLRSPNTLAIPKEKVDRVV